From Arachis stenosperma cultivar V10309 chromosome 2, arast.V10309.gnm1.PFL2, whole genome shotgun sequence, one genomic window encodes:
- the LOC130963287 gene encoding uncharacterized protein LOC130963287, whose translation MVSPKTIKEVQQLAGRVAALSRFLPAVANRSYNFFQTISKNKKFAWTKECENSFMELKQLLTSPPILQRPETGKRQSPVYFISRVLQPTETRYPKIEQLALALVTMARRLRHYFQSHTIIVRIDQPLRQILTKPELAGRITKWSIELSEFDIQEGSRAGVLLKEGDKVTAEQSLQFHFTTSNNQAEYEALLAGLKLAQQLKIPRITVYCDSLLVVHQIKGDYQVKDPLLKKYWLITKDLISKFSEFNIIHVNREQNTRADVLSKLATTRQTTNIPALSQLTLDKPSFELNTILSIMQAQNWRTPFLEYINIGTVPKEESNLPLFRRRASFYTVIENTLYRHRYSQPLLKCISKDEAEEVMVETHEGVCGNHIGGRALAAKILRTGYYWPTIKRDCIPKVKACNNCQKHATVSEIPAEKLHIIEVSWPFDRYGIPREIIFDNGRQFTDHKLASFLTNFDIKHHFSSVEHGQVEFANRIILQGLKKKLGEAKGEWADLIPEILWSYNTTIRSATGETPFKLVYG comes from the exons ATGGTAAGCCCAAAGACAATAAAAGAAGTTCAACAACTTGCAGGAAGAGTAGCTGCCCTGTCGCGTTTCTTACCTGCAGTGGCAAACCGATCATATAATTTTTTCCAAACAATCTCTAAGAATAAGAAATTTGCATGGACCAAGGAATGTGAAAATTCTTTTATGGAGCTCAAACAGCTCTTAACATCACCTCCAATACTGCAGAGACCAGAAACAG GGAAAAGGCAAAGCCCAGTATACTTCATTAGTAGGGTATTACAGCCAACGGAGACAAGATACCCGAAAATAGAACAGCTGGCGCTAGCACTAGTCACCATGGCAAGGAGACTAAGGCACTATTTTCAGAGCCACACAATAATAGTACGTATTGACCAACCTCTGAGGCAGATATTAACCAAACCCGAATTAGCTGGACGAATAACCAAATGGTCCATCGAGCTCTCTGAGTTTGACATTCA AGAAGGAAGCAGAGCAGGTGTACTACTAAAGGAAGGAGATAAAGTAACAGCCGAGCAATCACTACAGTTTCACTTTACCACAAGCAAtaaccaggcagaatatgagGCTCTGCTGGCAGGACTAAAGCTCGCCCAACAACTCAAAATACCTCGGATAACGGTTTATTGTGACTCTTTACTAGTAGTACACCAAATCAAAGGCGACTACCAGGTAAAAGATCCTTTGTTAAAGAAGTATTGGCTCATAACGAAGGATCTTATTTCAAAGTTCAGCGAATTTAACATTATTCATGTAAACCGAGAACAAAACACTAGAGCTGATGTATTATCCAAATTAGCCACTACCAGGCAAACAACAAACATACCAGCACTATCACAATTGACACTTGATAAACCGAGTTTTGAGCTAAACACAATATTAAGTATCATGCAGGCACAGAATTGGAGAACACCTTTCCTCGAATACATCAATATAGGAACCGTACCAAAGGAAGAATCAAACTTACCACTCTTCCGAAGAAGAGCAAGCTTCTACACAGTGATAGAAAACACCCTGTACAGACACAGATACTCACAACCACTCCTCAAATGCATCAGCAAGGACGAGGCCGAAGAAGTCATGGTAGAAACACATGAGGGAGTCTGCGGGAACCACATTGGAGGCCGAGCACTGGCCGCCAAAATATTACGGACAGGGTATTACTGGCCAACAATCAAACGAGACTGCATTCCAAAAGTCAAAGCATGTAATAATTGCCAAAAGCATGCCACGGTCTCAGAAATTCCAGCTGAAAAGCTCCACATTATAGAGGTAAGTTGGCCTTTCGACAG GTATGGCATACCAAGAGAAATAATCTTCGATAATGGAAGACAGTTTACAGATCATAAACTCGCCTCTTTTCTAACAAATTTTGACATTAAACATCATTTCAGCTCGGTTGAGCACGGACAGGTTGAGTTCGCTAACAGAATTATCTTGCAGGGTTTAAAGAAAAAGCTCGGCGAAGCCAAAGGCGAGTGGGCCGACCTCATTCCAGAAATCTTGTGGAGCTACAATACCACAATCCGATCTGCTACAGGAGAAACTCCCTTCAAACTAGTAtatggctga
- the LOC130963286 gene encoding uncharacterized protein LOC130963286, whose protein sequence is MPKNFVLPTALEPYKGFSDPRAHIKKFQSMMFFNGANNEPVLCRVFPTYLDDAALLWFSKLSAGSISSFEELARSFIDYFAASRIYVHGSDYLSTIKQGQHESLKDYMTRFAEATLEIQDLDPAVHLHALKAGLRPGKFRETIAVIKAKTLEEFRERVAGQMKIEELREVQKTDKQPHRRNEKKIFRPPSNKEPKNPFKLTPKFNTYTRFNIKRENIIKEILNAKIVKLPARARSYQDQRFMDRSKYRAFHQKFGHTTDECIVTKDLLERLACQGLLDKYVEGCKTKEASLDRDELQQTSTDKDKGKRTSPNPPSVTTQPSIRHDRTKSKVLLTYFPY, encoded by the coding sequence ATGCCGAAAAATTTCGTACTACCCACCGCCCTTGAGCCATACAAGGGGTTTAGTGATCCCCGGGCTCATATTAAGAAATTTCAATCTATGATGTTTTTTAACGGCGCTAACAATGAACCTGTGCTTTGCCGAGTTTTTCCTACTTACCTTGATGATGCTGCATTACTCTGGTTTTCTAAGTTGTCTGCAGGTTCAATTTCTTCTTTTGAGGAGCTGGCGAGATCCTTTATCGATTACTTTGCTGCATCAAGAATATATGTGCACGGATCAGACTATCTGAGCACTATCAAACAAGGACAACATGAAAGCCTAAAGGACTACATGACTCGGTTCGCTGAGGCAaccttggagattcaagactTAGATCCGGCAGTCCACCTGCACGCCCTTAAAGCCGGCCTCAGACCTGGCAAGTTCAGGGAGACGATTGCGGTAATCAAAGCAAAGACACTAGAAGAGTTTCGAGAAAGGGTTGCAGGTCAGATGAAGATCGAAGAGCTCCGCGAAGTCCAGAAAACAGATAAACAGCCACACAGAagaaatgagaaaaaaattttcaggcCACCGAGCAACAAGGAACCAAAGAATCCCTTTAAGCTCACACCAAAATTCAATACTTACACCAGGTTCAACATTAAGAGGGAGAACATCATCAAGGAGATTCTTAATGCCAAAATAGTAAAACTACCGGCCCGAGCAAGAAGTTACCAAGATCAAAGGTTCATGGATAGAAGCAAGTATCGCGCTTTTCATCAAAAGTTTGGACACACTACTGACGAATGCATCGTCACCAAAGACCTACTCGAAAGACTAGCATGCCAAGGACTCCTAGACAAATACGTCGAAGGATGTAAAACCAAGGAAGCCAGCTTGGACAGAGATGAGCTCCAACAAACATCAACAGACAAGGACAAAGGGAAACGGACATCACCCAACCCGCCAAGTGTAACAACCCAACCTTCAatacgtcatgatcgtaccaaaagtaaggTGTTACTAACCTATTTTCCTTACtaa